The following proteins come from a genomic window of Theileria equi strain WA chromosome 2 map unlocalized gcontig_1105316255037, whole genome shotgun sequence:
- a CDS encoding uv excision repair protein rad23, putative (encoded by transcript BEWA_040420A) — MKLTVKTLKNVQVEVQVQETSTVEAVMEQIEQLLPNMPAKTQKLIHSGKILKREMQIKDYPDIKDGDKVIVIASKVVESSAPQPVAKVEEKTPESTPVQQEAPEKSEPVYDNPSSKLLIGQELQDNVNRICEMGFERAMVERAMAAAFNNPERAVEFLSTGHIPEPEAMGMDLPSMEHSGDMPRTNEDVIQMLQSHPMFEQLRQVVQSDPQMLQQLLDNIGRNNPELLQSIIEHQDEFMDLISSGAEVEPFGMPLERPDSVNDENNPNIISLTESEMESVQRLEALGFPRPAVIEAFLACDKNEQLAANYLLEHFEN; from the exons ATGAAGCTGACTGTGAAAACTCTAAAGAATGTGCAGGTGGAGGTGCAAGTACAGGAAACCTCTACAGTCGAGGCTGTAATGGAGCAGATCGAGCAGCTCCTGCCTAATATGCCAGCGAAAACACAGAAGCTCATCCATTCTGGCAAGATACTCAAGAGAGAAATGCAAATTAAGGACTATCCGGACATCAAAGACGGTGATAAAGTCATTGTGATCGCCTCCAAAGTG GTTGAGTCCTCGGCTCCTCAGCCGGTGGCAAAGGTCGAGGAAAAGACGCCAGAGAGCACACCCGTACAACAAGAAGCTCCAGAAAAGTCAGAGCCCGTGTACGATAATCCGTCGTCCAAGCTCCTCATTGGCCAGGAACTTCAAGAT AACGTGAATCGGATCTGCGAAATGGGCTTTGAGCGTGCAATGGTAGAGCGTGCAATGGCAGCTGCATTTAACAACCCAGAGAGGGCTGTAGAGTTCTTGTCAACG GGACATATACCAGAGCCTGAGGCAATGGGAATGGATTTGCCCTCGATGGAACACTCGGGAGATATGCCACGT ACAAATGAGGACGTTATTCAGATGCTACAGTCCCATCCAATGTTTGAACAGCTTAGACAAGTCGTCCAGTCTGATCCTCAAATGCTTCAACAGCTCTTGGACAATATTGGACGAAATAACCCAGAACTTCTCCAG AGCATAATTGAACATCAAGATGAATTCATGGACTTAATATCTTCCGGAGCTGAGGTGGAACCTTTTGGAATGCCCCTGGAGCGTCCAGACTCAGTAAATGACGAGAATAACCCGAACATAATATCGCTCACCGAATCAGAGATGGAAAGTGTACAAAGACTGGAAGCCCTTGGCTTCCCAAGACCCGCAGTTATTGAGGCCTTTCTTGCCTGTGATAAGAACGAACAACTTGCGGCAAACTATTTACTGGAGCATTTTGAGAATTAG
- a CDS encoding conserved hypothetical protein (encoded by transcript BEWA_040430A): protein MSGAANDDGFQRVLTASERRILRKSASSAAVKSMTLSECNSLENSVVSRLKKLGIDTKKELHELTVKVDPKELIGIIEELDAAISAVGNGVAKPDQHLSVAELDSKIKATKANLSQLKSKTKGAALSKEELDKASHETEMYISYLQEQIGITREFLKVKTSQASLLKLKNICRHLLSIKPKPEAHVQKEHSPSPAATTVKFSKYSKRDPTYIHGILKPIKDAKKENLDVSDLVSEDVSITIDTKRFQHPFNYILRIRGMFDTFIDRSEVLKGAPTIFTVYGLPADVKECIKYLQSLDMGPQAKLAIPFSKYKQMPNIEEKFGVLSFHYAGELDVLGTKENVKAAFAFVNEFLGKSAQAPEAVADASGDGEEKSVVYDYLVSRALSSKFRPLVRNIEMETGVSVHFEVNSKTMTGKATFQPKSHKSPDSVDSCVKAVSLLVSEFGHKEIFNASQEAVAFITDSEVQRKRYKSPNTCILKQGDKAFVVGFKKNLGLGYSRAVALAESRTTEPHTFKIEASQVSIVNPYLGFIESEVGSHLVVHSAKRDEDARVEIFGNTAQQKETVAKLKGILDNYVSVDRTLTPVEHTVLSEDRSKLEELETTFRVKLTLGKQAIKITGDKPNVKTIQDHLDVTFDKIFDIGLNGPVDQDGDGKKYGHLKVESKFLGKIIGKNGSTMRDIVARSGLDTILVCRDAEGDSFLLVGSKSAMSTAVDIIKHIIESDADVIDVSKMDLNRSIEEEYTSKHSFIRRTASVKPKQEKKVQEVLGNIDDTNDFPAL from the coding sequence ATGTCCGGAGCTGCCAACGACGACGGATTCCAGAGGGTCCTCACGGCGTCCGAGCGCCGCATTTTGCGCAAGAGCGCCAGCTCCGCCGCCGTCAAGTCCATGACTCTCTCAGAGTGCAACTCTTTGGAAAACTCGGTGGTGTCACGTCTGAAAAAACTCGGAATCGACACAAAGAAGGAGCTCCATGAGCTTACGGTCAAAGTTGACCCAAAGGAACTGATTGGAATCATTGAAGAATTAGACGCTGCAATAAGCGCAGTGGGAAATGGAGTAGCTAAACCGGATCAACATCTCTCCGTAGCAGAGTTAGACAGCAAGATCAAGGCTACCAAGGCGAATTTGTCGCAGTTAAAGTCAAAAACAAAGGGAGCAGCTCTCTCCAAGGAGGAATTGGATAAGGCCTCCCATGAGACAGAAATGTACATATCATACCTCCAGGAACAAATTGGAATCACCAgggaatttttaaaggttAAAACATCACAAGCATCCCTACTCAAACTTAAGAATATTTGCAGACACCTACTATCAATAAAACCAAAGCCGGAGGCGCATGTCCAAAAGGAGCATTCTCCCAGTCCAGCCGCTACCACTGTAAAATTCTCAAAGTACTCCAAGAGGGATCCAACTTACATTCATGGTATCCTGAAACCGATAAAGGATGCCAAGAAGGAGAATTTGGACGTGTCTGATCTCGTATCTGAGGATGTAAGCATCACAATTGATACTAAAAGGTTCCAACATCCCTTCAACTATATTTTGCGCATAAGGGGAATGTTTGACACATTTATTGATAGGTCTGAAGTTTTAAAGGGGGCACCAACCATATTTACGGTCTATGGACTGCCCGCAGATGTAAAGGAATGTATAAAGTATCTACAGAGTCTCGATATGGGACCTCAGGCAAAACTTGCAATAccattttcaaagtataAGCAAATGCCAAATATTGAGGAAAAGTTTGGTGTACTTTCCTTCCACTATGCAGGTGAACTTGATGTACTTGGAACCAAGGAAAATGTCAAGGCCGCTTTTGCCTTTGTAAATGAATTTTTGGGTAAGAGCGCTCAGGCACCAGAGGCAGTAGCTGACGCTAGCGGTgatggagaagaaaagTCCGTTGTTTACGACTATCTCGTTTCTCGTGCTCTTTCCTCAAAGTTTAGACCACTTGTACGTAATATTGAAATGGAGACTGGTGTCTCTGTCCATTTCGAGGTAAATTCCAAGACAATGACCGGTAAGGCAACATTTCAGCCAAAGTCACACAAATCCCCTGATTCGGTTGATAGCTGTGTAAAGGCTGTATCACTCCTGGTTAGTGAATTTGGACACAAGGAAATTTTCAATGCTTCACAAGAAGCCGTTGCATTCATCACAGATTCCGAGGTACAAAGAAAACGTTACAAATCCCCAAATACATGCATATTGAAACAAGGTGATAAAGCCTTTGTTGTTGGTTTTAAAAAGAATCTTGGACTTGGATACAGCAGAGCTGTCGCCCTTGCAGAATCTAGAACTACAGAGCCACATACATTTAAGATTGAGGCATCCCAGGTCTCAATAGTTAACCCATATCTTGGCTTTATAGAGAGTGAAGTTGGTTCCCATCTAGTGGTTCACTCTGCGAAGCGTGACGAAGATGCTCGTGTTGAGATTTTTGGAAATACTGCCCAGCAAAAGGAAACTGTAGCAAAGCTCAAGGGAATTCTGGATAACTATGTTTCTGTAGACAGAACCTTGACTCCAGTAGAACATACAGTGCTTTCTGAGGATCGTTCCAAGCTTGAGGAACTTGAAACAACATTCCGCGTCAAGCTTACCCTGGGCAAGCAGGCAATCAAAATTACTGGTGACAAGCCAAATGTCAAGACCATTCAGGATCATCTTGATGTTACTTTTGACAAGATATTCGACATTGGTCTCAATGGTCCCGTGGACCAGGACGGAGATGGTAAGAAATATGGGCACTTGAAGGTAGAATCCAAATTCCTTGGAAAGATCATCGGAAAGAATGGCTCTACAATGAGAGACATTGTAGCTCGCTCAGGATTAGATACAATTCTGGTCTGTAGAGATGCCGAAGGAGATTCATTCCTTCTGGTTGGATCAAAGTCTGCAATGAGCACTGCAGTGGATATTATAAAGCATATCATAGAATCTGATGCTGATGTCATTGACGTCTCCAAGATGGATTTAAATCGCTCAATCgaggaagaatataccTCCAAGCACTCCTTTATCAGAAGAACAGCTAGCGTTAAACCAAAGCAAGAGAAAAAGGTACAAGAAGTATTAGGAAATATTGACGACACCAACGACTTTCCCGCACTATAA
- a CDS encoding signal peptide containing protein (encoded by transcript BEWA_040440A) — protein sequence MNVRCHFLLLYFICGGLSARVFRKTGECESFVALRPFLRKPKVRNRISREERKRRSRFSNQLAKELRMKYWERIGKKVNNVVSFPEDQYHDHDIDPKRGFIVQEVIPRMVTVYRSLEPLKLSEGSSSAFDRHAFIRFLCDIKAVFALFMESFGAFPKFELLSQMGPSEQINRLQSDINYMTSLMKVEESMPSKLCAEYLDYLRNLIETNDKAYLCNVFIFYKEWHLCKDVLLNSIRTHLKIVRRLKCRFFDPDCMNLERVINLMSVSWDRSDKDSFLNEIDNAYIRMSRAFLTFFSL from the exons aTGAACGTAAGATGCCATTTCCTCCTCCTTTACTTTATTTGCGGTGGGTTATCTGCCAGAGTGTTTAGGAAGACGGGAGAATGTGAGAGTTTCGTGGCCTTGCGGCCGTTTTTGAGAAAGCCAAAGGTAAGGAATCGCATATCGAGGGAGGAACGAAAAAGGCGCTCTAGATTTTCAAATCAACTTGCAAAAGAACTTCGAATGAAGTATTGGGAGAGAATTGGCAAAAAGGTGAACAATGTGGTCTCGTTTCCGGAAGATCAGTACCATGACCACGATATCGACCCTAAAAG AGGATTTATTGTCCAAGAGGTAATTCCCCGCATGGTTACGGTGTATCGTTCTCTCGAACCTCTTAAACTATCCGAGGGATCTTCATCAGCGTTTGATAGACAC GCCTTTATCCGTTTCTTATGTGATATAAAGGCAGTTTTTGCTTTATTTATGGAGAGTTTTGGTGCGtttccaaagtttgaaCTACTGAGTCAAATGGGCCCCTCTGAGCAGATTAACAGATTACAATCGGATATTAACTACATGACCTCGTTAATGAAG GTTGAGGAGAGCATGCCCTCTAAGCTTTGCGCAGAATATCTCGATTACCTTCGGAATCTTATCGAGACGAACGACAAGG CATATCTTTGTAACGTTTTTATCTTTTATAAGGAGTGGCACTTGTGCAAGGACGTCTTGCTGAACAGCATCCGTACTCACCTCAAGATTGTGAGAAGACtaaaatgtagatttttTGACCCGGACTGCATGAACCTAGAG AGGGTTATAAATTTAATGTCGGTGTCTTGGGATAGGAGTGACAAAGACTCTTTTTTGAACGAGATTGACAACGCCTACATTAGAATGTCTAGGGcatttttaacttttttTTCCCTCTAG
- a CDS encoding proteasome beta 5 subunit, putative (encoded by transcript BEWA_040450A) yields the protein MEFENIEDYSEVLVESGNATEILQNGFKLYPIKEVNMFKKYASCLHMDPTKFNKGTTTLAFIINSGVIIAVDSRASMGSIISTQNVSKVIEINSYLLGTMAGGAADCSYWERHLAKLCRLHELRNQSRISVGAASQLLANIFFYFRGYGLSAGTMIAGHDAKGPHLYYVSSEGERLKGRLFSVGSGSLFAYGVIDQHYRSDMSLEEAVELATRAIYQAAHRDGFSGGAVNLYHVHKDGWTKLVDRRDIGELHYEYLEKDGRHPE from the exons ATGGagtttgaaaatattgaagACTACAGCGAGGTTTTGGTGGAGTCCGGAAACGCCACCGAAATCCTCCAAAATGGCTTCAAACTCTATCCAATCAAAGAG GTAAACATGTTCAAGAAGTATGCCTCATGCTTGCACATGGATCCTACAAAGTTCAACAAGGGGACGACTACACTCGCCTTTATCATCAACTCCGGAGTCATCATTGCAGTGGATAGCAGAGCGTCCATGGGTTCAATTATCAGCACACAGAATGTCTCAAAGGTGATTGAGATTAATTCGTATCTCCTGGGTACAATGGCTGGTGGAGCTGCCGATTGTTCCTACTGGGAACGGCACCTCGCCAAACTCTGCAGACTACACGAACTTCGCAATCAG AGTCGGATATCTGTGGGAGCAGCATCGCAGTTGTTGGCAAACATTTTCTTTTACTTTAGAGGCTACGGTCTTTCTGCCGGTACGATGATCGCTGGACATGACGCCAAG GGCCCACATTTGTATTATGTAAGCAGTGAGGGTGAACGTCTCAAGGGTCGTTTGTTCAGCGTTGGATCCGGTTCCCTATTTGCATATGGTGTCATTGATCAGCATTACAGGAG CGACATGAGCTTGGAGGAAGCTGTTGAGTTGGCCACTCGTGCGATATACCAGGCTGCTCATAGAGATGGATTCTCTGGCGGTGCTGTAAATCTCTACCACGTTCACAAGGATGGCTGGACCAAGTTGGTCGACCGCCGCGATATCGGGGAATTGCATTACGAGTACCTTGAGAAGGATGGTCGCCATCCAGAGTAA
- a CDS encoding hypothetical protein (encoded by transcript BEWA_040460A) — MAKDEVIIQLSKKPNETNQETTTYTGSTGSKTVKITVTRSEEPTPDFLKYVYANVNNTDGGNKPFKLIAVKDDTGVNIPVISEAKDVTSVAAYYWRHEIPGGTPKTALLVIVATTDPKGTKYYANVKNNGSNEWTKLGASIKPPLTNNDFERTLNDLVCSNFDAVTMDISHNASSARASSRQPYCCRCNKHSLIERRVSVNKGVLPVPVSPKIQYYKHDISGRNSRLAGINYYPGGTNANTPSQRRRIKSSNFLFPMDGVKAVYAFHCNHNPALIYVSSSQDDVKGWYEPSSTGDNVTWQKVPGISKDPENIKDCNGSDFDALVDVLIEFKCRNLGTCKELTQLSSTKLGAAGSPGPQGPGRDGDPGKEAKVDKSGLFTSAGAPATTLPTTDHSDSEPLKTQNDNGDPSPEQTSQQDAEPSLQTDTTNGEGAHSGGGGRQDSDDDTSLPNSCAIDASPGITASNALR; from the coding sequence ATGGCAAAAGATGAAGTAATCATTCAGCTCTCAAAAAAGCCAAATGAAACTAATCAAGAAACTACTACATATACTGGTTCTACCGGAAGTAAGACTGTTAAAATTACCGTCACAAGATCTGAAGAACCTACTCCTGACTTCCTCAAGTACGTCTATGCGAATGTGAATAACACTGATGGAGGGAATAAACCATTCAAACTAATAGCagttaaagatgatactGGTGTAAATATTCCTGTTATAAGTGAGGCAAAGGATGTAACTTCAGTTGcagcttattactggaggCATGAAATACCTGGTGGGACCCCTAAGACAGCTCTCCTTGTGATTGTTGCTACCACTGATCCTAAGGGAACCAAGTACTATGCcaatgtaaagaataatGGTAGCAATGAGTGGACTAAACTTGGTGCAAGCATTAAACCTCCACTCACAAATAATGATTTTGAAAGAACACTAAATGACCTAGTCTGTTCGAACTTTGATGCGGTCACAATGGATATATCACATAATGCATCCTCTGCTAGAGCTAGCAGTAGACAGCCATATTGTTGCCGTTGCAACAAGCATAGTCTGATAGAAAGGAGAGTCTCTGTTAACAAGGGGGTACTTCCAGTTCCAGTTTCCCCCAAAATTCAATACTATAAGCACGATATTTCTGGCAGAAATAGTAGACTAGCAGGCATTAACTATTATCCAGGTGGTACTAATGCTAACACTCCCAGTCaaagaagacgtataaagtCCTCAAACTTCCTCTTCCCCATGGATGGTGTCAAAGCTGTCTATGCATTCCACTGTAATCACAATCCAGCTCTTATCTACGTTAGCTCATCTCAAGATGATGTTAAGGGATGGTACGAGCCAAGTTCTACTGGTGACAATGTTACATGGCAGAAAGTCCCTGGAATATCAAAGGACCCAGAGAATATTAAAGACTGTAATGGAAGCGACTTCGATGCACTTGTGGATGTACTAATTGAATTTAAATGTCGAAACTTGGGAACATGTAAAGAGCTTACTCAACTCTCATCTACAAAACTAGGTGCTGCTGGATCTCCTGGACCTCAAGGACCTGGTAGAGATGGTGATCCTGgtaaagaagctaaagTTGATAAATCGGGTCTTTTTACTTCTGCTGGTGCTCCTGCTACTACTCTTCCTACTACTGATCATTCTGACTCAGAACCTCTTAAAACACAGAATGACAATGGTGATCCATCTCCTGAACAAACTTCTCAACAAGATGCTGAACCATCTCTCCAAACTGATACTACCAATGGTGAAGGTGCTCATTCTGGAGGTGGTGGAAGACAAGACTCTGATGATGATACTAGTCTACCTAATAGTTGTGCCATAGATGCTTCTCCTGGAATTACTGCTTCTAATGCTCTACGCTGA
- a CDS encoding hypothetical protein (encoded by transcript BEWA_040470A): protein MVKYCGCPCGSRTGCQCRTGSGKDCECPCKDTEEDQGCECCKNNQCTKEKCNCGTGCQCKCCKEREGTYSSVNAFLSQGLMIVLAFTGDGYLKTYSKYEHDRSKWPTKDYGFWKSLGYWIGGGVSEACKSVKSSFTKNVRCKVLGKSEALLIVYEDQEF, encoded by the coding sequence atggTTAAATACTGTGGTTGCCCATGTGGATCCAGAACCGGATGCCAATGCAGAACAGGATCCGGAAAGGACTGCGAATGTCCATGCAAAGACACCGAAGAAGACCAAGGATGCGAATGCTGTAAAAACAACCAATGCACAAAGGAGAAGTGCAACTGCGGAACCGGCTGTCAAtgtaaatgctgtaaagagagGGAGGGTACTTACTCATCTGTTAATGCCTTTTtatcccaaggtttaatgatagtcttggcctttactggagatggttacCTGAAGACCTACTCtaaatatgaacatgacaggagtaaatggcctactaaaGACTATGGGTTCTGGAAGTCCTTAGGATACTGGATAGGGGGTGGAGTATCTGAGGCATGTAAGAGTGTTAAGtcctcctttaccaagaatgttagatgcaaagttttaggtaaatcagaggctCTACtcattgtctatgaagatcAGGAATTTTAG
- a CDS encoding Papain cysteine protease family protein (encoded by transcript BEWA_040480A) translates to MSDRKDSVETVHDNNGDRVCTKKVILIGAVIAILLVIVITVPIVVSLNRSDPATIKLELIQRRIKMREEILRKQPKTQTEFYEQAQALKKIREEELKPIMDIADKLKEELKHVKTDFLDGDSDECIALTGSKSCMKGTEVKYITYSELFYIAELLEPIEDKVNPKFEVQVFIRFKQYCDKYGINWEDEGTFIKYFFLFRRDVIKMEKHNRDPSKKYKKGYHTRLAEDVIVTDEEMKKVDYDGLDLSKYGEFKHTPFFFETDEAKKDKKRQTIDWREGGYVSIIDNNKKTSFKTGFALVAVAMYNTFVTIRARKRWTFSAQQLLDCITEFDDNRADLGKALEYFKTKPICFETRYPFTGKKESCKHENCMGYKPVKNIVKIDAGKAEGHLKKHGPFLTLFNAPEDLRVNYTGGIYDKQVGTGDKSMAMVVGSGQDESGKKYWIAQPAWKTSSSWGEDGYFRISEDIAKGSKGIFENAYGLSNE, encoded by the coding sequence ATGTCAGATCGAAAGGATAGTGTAGAAACTGTACATGATAACAACGGAGATAGAGTATGCACAAAAAAGGTCATTTTGATTGGTGCGGTTATTGCCATCCTCTTGGTTATCGTAATCACAGTCCCAATTGTGGTTTCATTAAATAGGTCTGATCCTGCTACTATAAAGCTAGAACTCATACAAAGGCGAATTAAAATGAGAGAGGAAATTCTGCGAAAGCAACCTAAAACACAAACTGAATTTTATGAACAGGCTCAGGCTTTGAAGAAGATTCGAGAAGAGGAATTGAAACCCATTATGGATATTGCAGACAAACTCAAGGAAGAGCTCAAACACGTCAAAACTGACTTTTTGGATGGTGACTCAGACGAATGTATTGCTCTAACTGGTTCTAAATCTTGCATGAAAGGCACGGAAGTCAAGTACATCACTTACTCTGAGCTCTTTTACATCGCTGAACTTCTGGAACCAATCGAGGACAAGGTAAATCCAAAGTTTGAAGTACAGGTATTCATAAGGTTCAAACAATATTGTGACAAGTATGGCATCAACTGGGAGGACGAGGGAACATTTATAAAGTATTTCTTTCTCTTCCGTAGGGATGTCATCAAGATGGAAAAACATAACAGGGACCCCTctaaaaagtacaagaaaGGTTACCATACCAGATTAGCGGAAGACGTAATAGTAACTGATGaagagatgaagaaggTAGACTATGACGGTCTTGATCTATCAAAATATGGAGAATTCAAACACACTCCCTTCTTCTTTGAGACGGATGAAGCgaaaaaggataaaaagaGACAAACTATAGATTGGAGAGAAGGCGGATACGTATCAATAATAGATAATAATAAAAAGACGAGCTTCAAAACTGGTTTTGCATTAGTGGCTGTTGCCATGTACAACACTTTTGTAACTATTAGGGCCAGGAAAAGGTGGACCTTTAGTGCACAGCAACTTTTGGATTGTATTACTGAGTTCGATGACAACAGAGCAGATTTGGGAAAGGCCCTCGAGTACTTTAAAACAAAACCAATCTGCTTTGAAACAAGGTATCCCTTTACTGGAAAAAAAGAGTCATGCAAGCATGAAAACTGTATGGGCTACAAACCCGTTAAGAATATTGTAAAGATTGATGCGGGAAAAGCTGAAGGACACCTCAAAAAGCATGGACCATTTTTAACCCTTTTCAATGCACCAGAAGATCTTCGTGTCAACTACACAGGCGGTATTTATGATAAACAAGTAGGCACCGGTGACAAATCCATGGCAATGGTAGTCGGTTCCGGTCAAGACGAAAGTGGAAAGAAATACTGGATAGCTCAACCAGCTTGGAAGACAAGTTCTAGTTGGGGTGAAGATGGCTACTTTAGGATCTCAGAAGATATAGCAAAGGGCTCAAAGGGGATCTTTGAAAATGCATACGGGTTATCCAATGAGTAG
- a CDS encoding hypothetical protein (encoded by transcript BEWA_040490A) has translation MNTRIHVAKDGYRILSVWDGQSLLWSSSNGHSCDHVAVVRFKEKNGYSRYDMVRLVAVYTCDGKGAKTPFYYEKKDEKWKAVEEEKFYKGFHHEVSKNSLLETLVLNIRGRINHLNSSLVLQTSHSLSMHQM, from the coding sequence ATGAACACAAGGATACACGTTGCCAAAGATGGTTATAGGATACTCTCGGTATGGGATGGGCAGAGCTTGCTCTGGAGCTCCTCCAATGGTCATTCCTGTGACCATGTTGCTGTCGTTAGGTTCAAGGAGAAGAACGGTTACTCAAGATACGATATGGTCAGACTAGTAGCTGTCTATACTTGTGATGGTAAAGGTGCAAAGACACCTTTTTACTATGAGAAGAAAGATGAGAAATGGAAGGctgttgaagaagaaaagttttacaagggCTTTCATCATGAAGTTTCGAAAAATTCTCTGCTAGAAACCCTAGTCTTGAATATAAGGGGCAGAATAAATCACCTGAATTCTTCTCTAGTTCTCCAGACttcccattccttgtcTATGCACCAAATGTAG
- a CDS encoding conserved hypothetical protein (encoded by transcript BEWA_040500A) gives MRILVFVYLTFLYKLSEGAGKGKKTEDSKSTVKKAEESTKPAETTEVKTVILDTLDIGKDVIKEQVVFVECVHEEITYKSYTLRENVTANTVKEEDATIWTTGDEGKYLKVLTYSKDNLHLCRINVFPLGNIPHCFEKVNEKWESLEHPEFSKKLNALLNPVNTKMRLEFMMLSDDVADLYEYYSSGMLVTVAFPKFKTTSVSCIGEIWKTENGEECICARFYTRRGWFCTLYVKKGNSTEIKNFEYSNNKWNSVTNRNTLIHACNSYGAPEDTKTNVTTTAMDITKDDNTVYTTKTFTVSGINVKRQTPLPNKFINEVKEGEASMWKTPEGQSHRCVSCVFKSRGNVSLTSMLVCTSFELWFLYFEKNGNGEWKSIERKEFDKKLDDMKNDQPSQPPATETTGKSEEAPKPAPLSERVNKVDSTLFNVEEGQENGFKVLKLKVKEGIKADKLTFDGVQLWQSQNAGDSCSMAIFYLGPNDDPVAALYRFRRETDGKLFEGYRLFSNGNWTPANKKAFDELLLSAKS, from the exons ATGAGGATTCTTGTCTTTGTCTATCTCACCTTTTTGTATAAGCTCTCTGAGGGGGCTGGAAAAGGTAAGAAGACAGAGGATTCCAAAAGTACTGTGAAGAAAGCTGAGGAATCAACAAAACCAGCTGAAACTACAGAGGTCAAAACAGTAATCCTTGATACTCTGGATATCGGAAAAGATGTTATCAAAGAACAAGTCGTCTTTGTTGAATGTGTTCATGAAGAAATTACCTACAAGAGTTACACTCTGAGGGAGAATGTCACTGCTAATACTGTCAAGGAGGAAGATGCTACAATATGGACCACAGGAGACGAAGGGAAATATCTCAAAGTCCTGACATATTCCAAGGATAATCTCCATCTCTGTCGTATTAATGTGTTCCCTCTGGGTAACATTCCACATTGCTTTGAGAAGGTAAATGAGAAATGGGAATCACTAGAGCATCCAGAATTCTCTAAAAAACTAAATGCTCTTTTAAACCCTGTAAACACAAAAATGAGACTAGAATTCATGATGTTGTCAGATGATGTAGCCGACCTTTATGAGTATTATTCCAGTGGAATGTTAGTCACTGTTGCATTCCCAAAGTTCAAGACTACGAGCGTATCTTGTATAGGGGAAATTTGGAAGACTGAGAATGGTGAAGAATGTATTTGCGCTCGGTTTTATACTAGAAGAGGATGGTTTTGTACTCTTTATGTAAAGAAGGGTAACAGTACAGAgatcaaaaattttgaatatagTAATAATAAGTGGAATAGTGTCACTAACCGTAACACACTTATACACGCTTGTAACTCATATGGAGCTCCTGAGGACACCAAAACAAATGTTACTACAACTGCTATGGACATTACCAAGGATGATAATACGGTCTATACTACGAAGACTTTTACAGTCTCTGGAATAAATGTCAAGAGACAGACTCCACTTCCaaataaatttataaatgaggTTAAAGAGGGAGAAGCATCAATGTGGAAGACTCCTGAAGGTCAAAGTCATAGATGTGTATCCTGTGTGTTTAAATCAAGGGGAAATGTTTCCTTAACAAGTATGCTTGTTTGTACCTCTTTTGAGCTATGGTTTCtctattttgaaaagaatggcaatggtgaatggaagagtatagaAAGGAAAGAGTTTGATAAGAAACTTGATGATATGAAAAACGATCAGCCTTCTCAACCACCCGCTA CAGAAACCACAGGCAAATCCGAAGAAGCTCCTAAACCTGCACCTCTGAGTGAACGTGTCAACAAGGTAGACTCCACCCTATTCAATGTTGAAGAGGGACAAGAGAATGGGTTTAAGGTTCTAAAGCTCAAAGTCAAGGAGGGTATTAAAGCTGATAAGCTCACATTTGATGGTGTACAACTATGGCAGAGTCAAAATGCTGGTGACTCATGCTCAATGGCCATCTTCTATCTGGGACCAAATGACGATCCAGTAGCTGCTTTGTACAGATTCAGGAGAGAAACTGATGGAAAGCTATTTGAAGGCTACCGTTTATTCTCCAATGGCAATTGGACTCCAGCCAATAAGAAGGCCTTTGACGAACTACTTCTCAGCGCAAAGTCCTGA